DNA sequence from the Brevundimonas sp. NIBR10 genome:
GCTCCACCACGGCGGGGGGACTGGTCACGAGGTCCGGGGGTGGCGGGGCCTGGATCATTTGTCAGCGATCCCCGGCGCGATCAGGAAGATGTCATGCGGCCGCACGAACAGCTCCAGCCCCATATAGACGCCGACCCCCAGGACGATGAAGCCGAGCGCCGCGCGCAGTTCCTCGCCCCGAAACCGTCCCGCGGCCCTGGCTCCCAGCTGGGCCCCAACCACGCCCCCGACCAGCAGGATGGTGGACAGGACGATGTCCACCGTCTGGTTCCGACCGGCCTGCAGCACGGTCGTGATGCCGGTGGTGATGATGATCTGGAACAGGCTGGTCCCGACCACCACCCCCGCCCGCATCCGCAGCACATAGAGCATGGCCGGCACAAGGATGAAGCCGCCCCCCACCCCCATGATGGCCGACAGGATCCCCGCGAACACGCCCAGCGCCACCGGCGGGATCACGCTGATCACCAGGCCCGAGCGCGGGAATTTCATCTTGAACGGCAGGCCGTACAGGAAGATCGGCCGACGACGCTCCTTGTGCGGAGCGACCTCGCCGCGTCGCCTGCGGATGATTTCGGTCAGGCTCTCGTTGAGCATCAGCATGCCGATGACGCCCAGGAAGACCAGATAGGACAGGGCCACCACCAGGTCGGCCTGACCCAGCAGGCGCAGGTAGCGAAACACCTCGACCCCGAGCAGGGCGCCGACCGCCCCGCCCGCCGCCATTATCCCACCCATGCGGAAATCCACGGCCTTCTGACCGGAATAGCGGATCACGCCCGAGGTCGAGGAGGCCACGACGTGGCTGGCCTGGCTGGCCACCGCCACGGTCGGCGGAATGCCCAGGAAAATCAGGATCGGGGCCATCAGGAAGCCGCCGCCGATGCCGAACAGACCGGACACGAATCCGACCGCCGTCCCCAGCAGAACCAGGATCGGCCAGCTCACCGAAATCTCGGCGATCGGCAGATAGATATCCAAAGGGCGGGCCTTCGGCTGACGGGTTGATGGACGCCGGGAGAGGCGTGGAAAATGGGTCTAGACTCGACGTCGCCGCTTCACCACCCGTTGCATGGACGACGCGAACTCGGGCGGTCCGCGTCCCTCGATCAGGCGAGCGGTTCGGTCTGGAAGGCTTCGGCGGCCGCCCGTGCCGTGCGCCGTCCGGCGGTCGGCACCTGGGGCGTGATACGGGTCACGGCAGTCTGGGCGTCGGTATCGCCGGTCCGGGCAGCGATCAGATACCATTTGAAGGCCTCGGTCGGGTTGGGCGCAATGCCCTCGTCGCCGTTCTCATAGATGCGGGCCACATTGTACTGGCTGTCGACCAGACCGCGATCCGCCGCCTTGAGCAGCCAGTTCAGGGCCTCGGGCCGGTTCTTCGCACCGCCGACACCGTCGAACAGATACATGCCGAAGGCGTGCATGCCGCGCGGATCGCCGCCCTCGGCCGCGCGCCGGGCCCACAGACGCGCCTCGGTGACGTTGCGGGTCAC
Encoded proteins:
- a CDS encoding sulfite exporter TauE/SafE family protein, producing the protein MDIYLPIAEISVSWPILVLLGTAVGFVSGLFGIGGGFLMAPILIFLGIPPTVAVASQASHVVASSTSGVIRYSGQKAVDFRMGGIMAAGGAVGALLGVEVFRYLRLLGQADLVVALSYLVFLGVIGMLMLNESLTEIIRRRRGEVAPHKERRRPIFLYGLPFKMKFPRSGLVISVIPPVALGVFAGILSAIMGVGGGFILVPAMLYVLRMRAGVVVGTSLFQIIITTGITTVLQAGRNQTVDIVLSTILLVGGVVGAQLGARAAGRFRGEELRAALGFIVLGVGVYMGLELFVRPHDIFLIAPGIADK